The Macrobrachium nipponense isolate FS-2020 chromosome 1, ASM1510439v2, whole genome shotgun sequence genome includes a window with the following:
- the LOC135218967 gene encoding uncharacterized protein LOC135218967 → MGKWRKVGGVVCDKKMPIKLKIMIYGTVIRPVVMDGSETWALKGKEEVKLERTEMRMLRWIMGMSLLERVENDEIRSRAGLVKMTQVIRESRLRWYGHVLGMGDEEGVTRAWDEPVRGRTSRGSQRLRWRDKEKEDMERRALVEDDDFDRGQWRRRIRQPTP, encoded by the coding sequence atggggaagtggagaaaggtaggtggagtagtatgtgataagaaaatgccaatcaagctaaaaatcATGATCTAtggcacagtgataagaccagtggtAATGgatggatcagaaacatgggctctaaaaggaaaagaggaagtaaaacttgagagaacagaaatgagaatgctgagATGGATTATGGGAATGTCGCTGCTTGAGAgagtggaaaatgatgaaataagaagcaGGGCAGGCTTAGTCAAGATGACacaggtgataagagagtcacgattgagatggtatgggcatgtgttgggGATGggtgatgaggagggagtgacgAGGGCTTGGGacgaacctgttagaggaagaacaTCGAGAGGGAGCCAGAGActcagatggcgagataaagagaaggaagatatggagagaagagctTTGGTGGAGGATGACGACTTTGATAgagggcagtggagaaggcgcatcaggcaaccgaccccttaa